From one Trifolium pratense cultivar HEN17-A07 linkage group LG1, ARS_RC_1.1, whole genome shotgun sequence genomic stretch:
- the LOC123888178 gene encoding glycine-rich cell wall structural protein 2-like — protein MASSKFIGTVFIVLFIVDLACAARLLGGGRGVGGGGGGYGRGSLGGGGGGGGGKGGGGGGGGGNGGSGYGSGYGSGYGSGYGSGGGKGEGGGGGGGGGRGGGGGGGSGGSGYGSGYGEGGGYGEGGGRGGRGGGGGGGGGGGGGGGGGNGGYGSGGGSGYGSGYGSGSGGNNEYP, from the exons ATGGCAAGTTCCAAGTTCATAGGGACtgttttcattgttttgttCATTGTAGACCTAGCATGTGCTGCTAGGTTACTTGGTGGTGGTAGaggtgttggtggtggtggtggag GGTATGGTAGAGGATCACTAGGTGGTGGAGGAGGTGGCGGTGGTGGTAAAGGAGGAGGTGGCGGAGGTGGTGGTGGGAATGGTGGCTCAGGGTATGGTTCTGGGTATGGATCAGGGTACGGCTCTGGATATGGGTCTGGTGGTGGGAAAGGTGAAggcggtggtggtggaggaggtggCGGTAgaggtggaggtggtggtggaggttCAGGTGGCTCAGGCTATGGTTCTGGTTATGGTGAAGGGGGTGGATATGGCGAAGGGGGTGGAAGAGGAGGAAGAGGTGGTGGTgggggaggaggaggaggtggaGGTGGCGGAGGCGGTGGTGGTAATGGAGGTTATGGCTCTGGCGGTGGCTCCGGCTATGGTTCGGGATATGGTTCTGGTTCGGGAGGAAATAATGAGTACCCTTAA
- the LOC123901736 gene encoding probable histone H2B.3 yields the protein MAKGEKKPAEKKPAEKAPAEKTKAEKKIPKEASSTDKKKKKHKKSVETYKIYIFKVLKQVHPDIGISSKAMGIMNSFINDIFEKLAQESSRLARYNKKPTITSREIQTAVRLVLPGELAKHAVSEGTKAVTKFTSS from the coding sequence ATGGCGAAGGGCGAGAAAAAGCCAGCGGAGAAGAAGCCAGCAGAGAAGGCACCGGCAGAGAAAACAAAGGCTGAGAAGAAGATCCCAAAGGAAGCATCCTCCACcgacaagaagaagaagaaacacaaGAAGAGCGTAGAAACCTACAAGATCTACATCTTCAAGGTTCTGAAGCAGGTTCATCCAGATATCGGAATCTCAAGCAAGGCTATGGGGATAATGAACAGTTTCATCAATGATATATTTGAGAAACTCGCTCAGGAATCTTCTAGACTCGCTCGCTACAACAAGAAGCCTACTATCACTTCTCGCGAGATCCAGACTGCTGTTCGTCTTGTTCTTCCCGGCGAGCTTGCTAAGCACGCCGTCTCCGAAGGAACCAAGGCTGTTACGAAATTCACTAGCTCTTGA
- the LOC123922155 gene encoding protein BTR1 → MESTESSYVSSPEGPRKHAGSPPPKSPSQDSVEKPTYVRFLVSNSAAGSVIGKGGSTITDFQSQSGARIQLSRNNEFFPGTTDRIIMVSGAINEILRAVELVLSKLLSELHSEDDNDVEPKTKVRLIVPNGSCGGIIGKGGATIRSFIEDSQAGIKISPQDNSYYGQNDRVVTLTGTLDEQMRAIDLIVSKLAEDPHYSQTMNSPFSYSGVYVSGYQGVPYTYVLPSVASPAYNAPNYRSNGTGGGKFQNSKEDRSNSMTIGVADEHIGLVVGRGGRNISDISQTSGAKIKISDRGDYISGTTDRKVTITGSQRAIRTAESMILQKVAYATERVAE, encoded by the exons atggaGTCAACGGAATCTTCATACGTTTCATCACCAGAAGGACCAAGGAAACACGCTGGTTCACCTCCTCCCAAATCACCTTCTCAAG ATTCTGTGGAAAAGCCAACATATGTTAGGTTTCTGGTATCAAACTCTGCTGCTGGTTCTGTTATTGGAAAGGGTGGTTCAACTATCACTGATTTTCAGTCACAATCTGGAGCACGAATCCAGTTGTCGCGCAACAATGAATTCTTCCCAGGAACTACTGATAGGATTATCATGGTATCTGGTGCAATCAATGAAATACTAAGAGCCGTAGAGCTTGTTCTTTCAAAGTTGCTCAGTGAG CTTCATAGTGAGGATGACAATGACGTTGAGCCAAAAACAAAAGTGAGACTCATTGTTCCTAATGGTTCTTGTGGTGGAATAATTGGCAAGGGAGGTGCTACCATTAG GTCATTCATTGAAGACTCTCAAGCTGGCATTAAAATATCTCCTCAAGATAATAGTTACTATGGACAGAATGATCGGGTAGTGACCCTAACAGGAACTCTTGATGAGCAGATGCGCGCAATTGATTTAATTGTTTCTAAATTAGCTGAAGATCCTCATTATTCACAGACCATGAATTCTCCGTTTTCATATTCTG GTGTTTATGTCTCGGGTTATCAGGGTGTTCCATACACATATGTGCTTCCATCTGTTGCATCACCAGCATACAACGCACCGAATTACAGGTCTAATGGTACTGGAGGAGGAAAGTTCCAGAACAGCAAG GAGGATCGAAGTAACTCAATGACCATCGGTGTTGCAGATGAGCATATAGGGTTGGTTGTTGGCCGTGGTGGAAGGAATATATCGGATATTAGTCAG ACTAGTGGAGCAAAGATAAAGATATCAGATAGAGGCGATTACATATCTGGAACAACTGATAG GAAAGTTACCATAACAGGATCGCAGAGAGCAATTCGTACAGCTGAATCTATGATACTGCAGAAGGTTGCTTATGCTACTGAGAGAGTGGCAGAGTAG
- the LOC123902295 gene encoding peroxidase 41-like — protein MHNYYPMAFPILFLLFISLPFSSAKLNINYYKTTCPDFEKIVRENIYTKQSTTPATAPGLLRLFFHDCITDGCDASLLVTSTAYNPHAERDADLNLSLSGDAFDIIVKIKNALELSCPGIVSCSDIIAQATRDLVKMVGGPFYPVRLGRKDSFVSDASRTEKALPTTKMSLDGIIEKFTIKNFTIREMVALTGAHTIGFTHCKEFANRIFNFSKTSEIDPTLHPKLAQGLREVCKNYTHDPTMAAFNDVRSPGKFDNAYFQNVLKGLGLLTTDYILGVDPRTKPIVELYAKDEQVFFEDFAKAMEKVSVFQVKTGKKGEVRSRCDQFNHIPN, from the coding sequence aTGCATAATTATTACCCCATGGCTTTCCCTATCCTTTTCCTTCTCTTCATTTCCCTTCCATTTTCTTCAGCCAAACTCAACATTAATTACTACAAAACAACATGTCCTgactttgaaaaaattgttaGAGAAAACATTTACACAAAACAAAGCACAACTCCGGCAACCGCGCCAGGCCTCCTCCGTCTTTTTTTCCACGATTGTATAACCGACGGTTGTGATGCTTCCCTCCTTGTTACTTCGACCGCATACAACCCTCACGCTGAGCGTGATGCTGATCTTAACCTATCCTTATCCGGCGATGCATTTGATATCATTGTCAAGATAAAAAATGCATTAGAACTTTCATGTCCCGGCATTGTTTCGTGTTCCGATATTATTGCTCAAGCAACTAGAGATCTTGTTAAGATGGTTGGTGGTCCATTTTATCCAGTGAGGTTAGGAAGAAAAGATAGTTTTGTATCAGATGCTTCAAGAACTGAAAAAGCTCTTCCAACAACAAAAATGTCATTAGATGGTATAATTGAAAAAtttaccataaaaaatttcACTATTAGAGAAATGGTTGCATTAACTGGTGCACATACAATTGGTTTCACACATTGCAAAGAATTCGCCAATAGGATTTTCAACTTTAGCAAAACTTCTGAGATTGATCCAACACTTCATCCAAAATTGGCTCAAGGTTTAAGAGAAGTGTGTAAAAATTATACTCATGATCCAACAATGGCTGCATTTAATGATGTGAGGTCACCAGGGAAATTTGATAATGCATATTTTCAAAATGTGTTGAAGGGTTTAGGATTATTAACAACTGATTATATTTTGGGAGTTGATCCAAGGACAAAGCCAATTGTGGAATTATATGCAAAAGATGAACAAGTATTTTTTGAAGATTTTGCTAAGGCAATGGAGAAAGTTTCTGTGTTTCAAGTGAAGACTGGTAAGAAAGGTGAAGTGAGGAGCAGGTGTGATCAATTCAATCATATTCCTAATTAG
- the LOC123901721 gene encoding probable histone H2B.3, which produces MAKGEKKPAEKKPAEKAPAEKTKAEKKIPKEASSTDKKKKKHKKSVETYKIYIFKVLKQVHPDIGISSKAMGIMNSFINDIFEKLAQESSRLARYNKKPTITSREIQTAVRLVLPGELAKHAVSEGTKAVTKFTSS; this is translated from the coding sequence ATGGCGAAGGGTGAGAAAAAGCCAGCGGAGAAGAAACCCGCAGAAAAGGCACCAGCAGAGAAAACCAAAGCGGAGAAGAAGATTCCAAAGGAAGCCTCATCCACcgataagaagaagaagaaacacaaGAAGAGCGTGGAAACCTACAAGATCTACATCTTCAAGGTTTTGAAGCAGGTTCATCCTGATATCGGAATCTCAAGCAAGGCTATGGGAAtcatgaacagtttcatcaATGATATCTTTGAGAAACTCGCTCAGGAATCTTCTAGACTCGCTCGTTACAACAAGAAGCCTACCATCACCTCTCGCGAGATCCAGACTGCTGTTCGTCTTGTTCTTCCCGGCGAGCTTGCCAAGCACGCTGTCTCTGAAGGAACTAAGGCCGTTACCAAGTTTACTAGCTCTTAA